The sequence below is a genomic window from Ipomoea triloba cultivar NCNSP0323 chromosome 2, ASM357664v1.
TCTAGCACATTTATCACAAACAAAAGTAGCCAAATCAAGCACATGCATGATTTCAAAATCAACATACCGGGAAATATCAACTTATGCATGTTTAAAAATTACAagcttttaaaaaaacaatctGTACTTGGAAATACATTATAATAACAGTTTACTGATCACTTGAAAGCAATGTTGGAATTTCTATTGCATGCTAGATAAACAAAACATTCCAGTATGAAGCATACAACGAACAGAAATTCCAGAGCTTTTAAACAAAATGTGAAACTTCTATAAAGATAAGACTACAGAGGCTAATGTAAAACTACAGTAGGCAAGAAATAATAGTGAAATACACAGTTAAACTCACCAAAATGATTTGGCCCGACTGATCCTCCTCTAGCCCTGGGAATACAGAAATTCATTGAAGGTTCTGGTGGCATGTTCTTTACACTATTTGGGTAGCTTTGCAGCTGCTCAGACATTATTTTAGGTGTGACGAATTCATTGTTAAAAGATTCCAATGCTATATCAGACAGCTTAGTAGAACCAAGAGGAGAGGAATTGGTATTGTTAACTGTCAATGATGACAGAACCTGATCACCCATAACACCTCCGGCTCTATCCATTGGTATATACATAGAATTAGTTTTACCAACAAAGTCTGAATTTCTACCATTGTTTGCATAAGAAAGAGGCTGGTTAGCACTTAGTGCAGtcaatggaaaaggaaatgaatttgGACTCGGTTCACTGCTGGCGGACATCAAAACTGCATCATCACTAGCAGACACATTACGGTGGCCCATAATGCAGGCAGTACTAGATACTCCATATGCATCACTACCACCAGCAAAGCTGTGAGGTAGACTTGAGGAATTTCTTCTCATCTGTGGAGAAGGAGAATTGTTGAAGTATGGAGAGACTGTTCCATCTAATTTACTGGCAATCTCTTTGGTACTGAAAGCATTTCTTGATCTCTGCTCTGTGTTACCTCCTATCCCAAGTGTCAGGAAACTCCCATCAATTGTTTTTGGAGTGCAAGACTGAGAATTACTGGCCAGGAAAGCTTTTCTAGTTTCTGTTCCTATAATATTTTGAGCATGCTCAAGCCTAGGTATGATATTCCCCATGTTTGGACATACAGCTGTCTTCAATGTTTTTAAACTATTAGACTTTGTTTCCTCCATGATAACATTGCCTCTTGTTTGCAAGAAATTCATGTCCATCCCAGGATTTTGAAAAACATCATAAAAGACATCTTGGTTCATCAAACTATCCATAGAAAGCATATTACAATCATTTACTGGATGGTGTATTCCTCCTGTGTTTCTTGAAGGATCAAGCATTGTAGGTGGGTTGAAGAAAGAGGGTGCAATGGTACTGACATTGATTGAATTTGGGGCAATATGTTGATCATGCAAGCCACTGAATTTCACTCTACTATCCATCTGAATGTCATTGAACTCTGGCATGAAGGGGTATGACTGAAACGGGGCATTGACATTTTCAAGAGGGGAAGGAGTAATAGGAAAAGATGTTAAGGACAGGGAACCAAGGTCTGCCTTTGAACTAAAACCACCATGTATCATTCCATTACACTGCACATCTCCACTTTGCCTAATGGAAAGTGCAAGCTCATCATGCACTTGAAAAGGAGTAGATGCTAGTGGATGCTGTGTATCATTTGGGTTTTGGAATCCCATTGATTAGCTTCAACCTGAGATAGAGCCAAATATAAAAGGGGGAACTTGTAGTCCTTCAGAACTATGCACATACCAGAGAAAAATAGATTataaaaggaaaacaaagcaaaaaccAAGAATCTCATACAAATCAAATCTTGCACTGGTCAATGGTGAGGCACAAACTTGAAAGATTTTAACAAGAAATTTGTTTGGGCGGgcaaataaaattgaaagtaaTTTAATCAGTTCAAAATAGAcaaggaaattaaattatttgaaggCCAGGGAACATCAGGGTTACCATGAAAGGAGCTTTGAGTACAAAATTGACACCAGGGCAAGTTTTAAACATTCTCCGGGACCAAAGAAACATCTAGCAATCCACAACTACTAAAATGCATTCAGACACAACACCCACTCAAGAGTCACTCACTCACTCCCAGGGGAAAAAAAGGAACCTCTTGTATCTTCATAACCCTCGACCCATAGAATTATATTTCAGGGAACCAATACTTCCCAAAGAACAGATTttactaacaaaaaaataaaacaaatcctGAATTCCAGGAtacacagttttttttttcgacCAATCCAAACCCTAGACGCTCATGAGTACAGATTATGCAAATagtaaaaaatgaattaaacaaGACAACGAAATTTTTAATCCGAGACtctagaaaacaaaaacaaaaacaaaaaaagatgaAATGCATAATCGAGTCAATCAATGTAATCAAGCTGGGCCAccataaacacacaaaaaaactaCAAACACATGCTAGTCAACATGCTCAACATATGCATACACATATACGTACATATAGAAAATGGAAACTCAAAGGGGCGTGTTTTGGGTTTACCGGAGGCTGTACAAGTACTGATAGCAATGATCGGAGAGTTTTTCCAAAGAGACGGAggtttagagagagaaagtggcGGAAGCCATGACCGAAGCGCGGTGGCTGGGCGGTTGCGACTTGCGAGCTTTGGTGGGGAGTGGTGTGGTGGTGTGTTTTGGCGCTTTAGGGCTCTACGAGAGTTTTAAAGGGTTCGGTTGTGGGGGCCAGCAGCACCCGGACACGTGGCACCGAGAGAGCTCATTTGAAACGTTAAGCTGCAGGCTGACGTGGCATTTCTGGTTCCCCCATCAGGCGGTGAGGTTTTCTTACGTGACCCACCAATAAAAGCCCAGGAGAAAGGGGGGTTTTTGTCAGTTTAACAAAAGAGCGAGGGTGTTATTGGAATTTCAAGGGCATTGATGATAACATGGCGTGATAAGAACGCTGTCTGATGTCACCGGCATTACGTGCGAGATGATCCTCTCCGTTTTCCCGCCTCCGAAGCTGCCTTGGACGACCCTTCAATCCACCTCGGCTTCACCCTTCACCCAGCTCATCTCAACTGCTTTAACCTAGCGCCCTACCCAAAtcaatatactccgtataattaattttatataagaaattataacttttactatgtattttttttaattataatttatgcccctccatatgtcaattatcaatatcacacgtgaattattagtggtgtcaattatcaatatcacacggtacatatattgccttCGTCGGGAGGGACAACATTTACATACTAATAATTTAAGAGTAACATTTATAATTAGCATATTatgggacataaattacaatttttttttaaaggatgaaaataaaatatgagtaGACAAATACTAGAATATTCCCTGTGAAAATTACAATGAAATTATCAAAATCTGGAAAAGGAAAGTGACAAAATAAAGTGGTGTTTGCACCAAAGAACAAAAGGGAAGGGGAAAAATCAAATGGGTTCCTTAAGGGATAAGAGTTGAGACAAAAgcaatgacattttagtctacAAAACAGGGCCCCACTCAAAAATAacaaattgattattttttgtttaagttGAGAAGAGGACAATAATGTAGTGAGATGGATGTCAACaaggt
It includes:
- the LOC116008182 gene encoding uncharacterized protein LOC116008182, translated to MGFQNPNDTQHPLASTPFQVHDELALSIRQSGDVQCNGMIHGGFSSKADLGSLSLTSFPITPSPLENVNAPFQSYPFMPEFNDIQMDSRVKFSGLHDQHIAPNSINVSTIAPSFFNPPTMLDPSRNTGGIHHPVNDCNMLSMDSLMNQDVFYDVFQNPGMDMNFLQTRGNVIMEETKSNSLKTLKTAVCPNMGNIIPRLEHAQNIIGTETRKAFLASNSQSCTPKTIDGSFLTLGIGGNTEQRSRNAFSTKEIASKLDGTVSPYFNNSPSPQMRRNSSSLPHSFAGGSDAYGVSSTACIMGHRNVSASDDAVLMSASSEPSPNSFPFPLTALSANQPLSYANNGRNSDFVGKTNSMYIPMDRAGGVMGDQVLSSLTVNNTNSSPLGSTKLSDIALESFNNEFVTPKIMSEQLQSYPNSVKNMPPEPSMNFCIPRARGGSVGPNHFGKLGPSSGISQTQTVEDGLFPFSAQPIGYQSSSGQITSPSIAGNGLFPQRIGVHIAENSVVQPANGNQFPKRLGLQLNGDAISQAGQEWVLHKEAEHAPQNVLSGKLHQSQNRRPAQLPTVSAKGPSSVSVPIQINRNPSGPDFVTGHGIPTAKVNAIPQASETHGQPSLKRKAYEPPPISQRKKIVQRPVARPPGQSLRPRLPTPSPALPLPHVKWQGCDGPPKPSGHKCLLCKRDVAFSPDGPVHQPSIPPAVAVLPCGHVFHDHCLHIITPENQSNDPPCIPCAIGET